TATGAAGAGCTAGCCAGAGACAACAACATCACAGTTGCTCAAGTGGAAAAGCTAGCTGCCAAGAAAGCGTTTGAGAAGACCGAATCAGGTCATTACGTTAAAGTTGATGGGAAATGGCTTAAGAAGTAAAACACAGCCAGATAAATTCGCTAAGTACAAAATACGCAGCTTTGGGGCTGCGTATTTTTTAATTCAGATAAATTCCCGCCACGAAATAAGTACGTGCTTAAAATCCTCCAAACCACAGCCGGCGCGGGTTTCTTGGTCATAAACTTCTGTTCCTTCGGGTAAATCATCATCTGGAAGTGAATCCTGAGTTTGTGAATAAACTTCAACTTCGTACTGATCGAGGAAAAGGCCGTATTCGGCACCATTAAATCTGTGTTCTTTTATTTGCTTGCTTTCTAGTTGTTCAATAATACTGAACAAACTGCTGATTTTTTGTTGGTTGTCACCTAACTCATCGCTGAACCATTTTCCGAATGCTTCGGCACCCATTTCAAATATCGCTTGTGGCTGATCGAAAGGGCCTCTTGAAAACTGGTAATTCATTAACGCTGCTCACTTTTATGGGGGGGGATGGGTAGTTTAGGCATGGTAAATCTCTCCTTTGTGCTCAAGTTGGGTCAGATATACGCGCATATCAAACTCAATTTGATGGTAGTCCGCTAGCATATGTAGGCAAAGTTGATAGAAACTCTTGTTGTGCTCTTTTTCTTTTAAATGAGCCAGTTCATGTACAACGATCATATTAAGAAACGGCTCTGGTGTATTTTTAAATATTGTGCTGACTCGTAGCTCGTTTTTGGCTTTGAGTTTTCCACCTTGTACTCTGGAGATAAAAGTATGTAAGCCTAATGCGTGATTGATAACATGTATTTTAGGGTCAAAGGTGATTTTGCTTAAGGGCGCAGATTTCTTCAAATATTGATTTTTGATGTTCAGCACATAGTCTCGTAATTGTGTCTCGGTATTGACTTTTCCGCTCACTGGATACTTTGCCAGTAAGTAATCGGCGAGCTTATCCTGTTCCAGTAAATGCTGAATTTGATTTTGCAATGTATGATTATACGCTGATAAATATTTAAGGTTTGCCACGATGCTACAAGTGAGTAATTAGTGGTGCTAGTTTACTCCTTATCAGCGATTTTGTCATAATCAAACCGTCACAAATCTAACTCCAACAAGTCGATATGTGCTAATACTGTGGCGGTGATAAAGTAGGCGTTTTTATGATGAAAATATTTTTCCCCTAAACAAAAAAGTGGCCAGATTTATCTGGCCACTTCTTGGGTAAGCTTATAAATTTGACTGTTTCTGCAATCTACGAATTTCTATTCGCAGCTTGATGATAATCAAATATTTAGCTAGACGTCCTATTCAAAGAACTTGTCTACCTCACGCTCAGCTTCTTCACGGGTTTTGCCGTAAGCTTGCTGGATCTTACCTACTAATTCGGTACGGCGACCTTCAACGACATCAAGATCATCGTCGGTTAACTTACCCCATTGCTGTTGAACCTTGCCTTTCAGCTCTTTCCAATTACCTTCGATTCGATCACTATTCATGACATTCTCCTTGCTGAGTAAATTTAATTTGGCGGCTTTGCAGCCTTCCAATTTACATATTGCAAGCATTGCACCAAAATCCTGGAAGGGGGTTCAAAACACCAAAAATAAAATTAAGTCATTGATAGATATAGCTTAAAAACAGTTTAAATCGCTAAGGTTATAGTTTCTGATGATGTTTGCTTGAGGAATAGTTTGATGTAGTTGTAAGTTTTACATATTGACGTCTGTAAAAGTGTCTATGTGGGGGGTATATAAGCTATGCAAAAAGGGCCTTTTCAGGCCCTTTAAAATTTTTTGATTGCCGTTAAAAAACTAAAACTGCTAAGCCCGTTTAGTACTGCGTTTGGTTGTACGCGCTTTGGGTTTAGTCGGTTTTTTATTTCGCACTTTGTCACCGGTGATTTGAGTCTGACTCGATTTATTACTTTTGCTTGGTCTAGAGTTGCTTGAAATACTCTTAAGCAAGCTGACCCGATTACTGACTTCAAAGCCTTTTTTGATTACACGTTGGATAGAGGTACCAATCAGTTTCTCAATTCGCGCAACGGTGCGCTCTTCTTCCCGACTGACAAAAGAAATCGCTTCACCGCTCTTACCTGCACGACCGGTGCGGCCAATACGATGCACATAATCTTCAGGAAGATATGGTAGGTTGAAGTTAACCACATGATCTAATCCTTGAATGTCTATGCCTCGAGCAGCAACTTCGGTAGCAATTAATACTTGCAGCTTAGCCGACTTGAAATCAGCCAGCGCACGACGGCGAGAACCTTGGCTTTTATCGCCGTGACATACCGCTGCGTCTATTTTGCTTCTCTTCAGACTGTCCATCAATTTGTCTGCTTGCTCTTTGGTACTGGTAAATACCAACACTTGAAACCAGTTTTGCTCATTCAGCAAGGTAGTAAATAGTTCAATTTTACGCGACTCTTCAACTTCATACATTATGTGGTTGACAGTTTCTGCGGTGGCATTAATTTTCGTTACGCGGATTTCTTTGTGGTTATTCAGTATTTTGTGGGACAACTCGTTCACAGCAGAAGAAGTCGTGGCGGAATACAACAAGGTTTGACGCTTTTTAGCGGTATGTTGCATGATGGTGCTGACGTCGGCTATGAAGCCCATGTCTAACATGCGATCAGCTTCATCTAGTACCACGAATTCAACTGCTGCTAATGTCAGGTTATTCAATGCCATATGTTCAAGCAAACGCCCGGGAGTGGCGATCAGAATGTCAATTCCAGCTTTTAATTTATTAGTTTGGCCACCCATTTTGACGCCACCATATAAAGCAGTCACCTTCAATTCAGTGAATTGAGCATAACGACCTATGGCACCAGCGAGTTGTTCTGCCAGCTCTCTAGTTGGGGTTAGGATCAGCGCTCTTGGACTTGAAGCTACTGTTTGCTTCGGTTTATCGAGCATTTGTTGCAGAATAGGCAATGAAAAAGCAGCCGTTTTACCGGTCCCTGTTTGCGCATTGACTAATAAGTCCTGTCCGCGACGGGCAGCAACCATGGTCTGTTCCTGGACCGGGGTCATCTCAGTGTAACCGCAAACTTTAATAGCTTGCTCGATTTCTGCGTTTAAACCTAATGATGAAAACTTCATGTTGGATCCTCTGTAGCTAATGTGTTCTGTAGATCTAGCTACAGTTTA
Above is a window of Aliiglaciecola sp. LCG003 DNA encoding:
- a CDS encoding YacL family protein — encoded protein: MNYQFSRGPFDQPQAIFEMGAEAFGKWFSDELGDNQQKISSLFSIIEQLESKQIKEHRFNGAEYGLFLDQYEVEVYSQTQDSLPDDDLPEGTEVYDQETRAGCGLEDFKHVLISWREFI
- a CDS encoding YgjP-like metallopeptidase domain-containing protein; the protein is MVANLKYLSAYNHTLQNQIQHLLEQDKLADYLLAKYPVSGKVNTETQLRDYVLNIKNQYLKKSAPLSKITFDPKIHVINHALGLHTFISRVQGGKLKAKNELRVSTIFKNTPEPFLNMIVVHELAHLKEKEHNKSFYQLCLHMLADYHQIEFDMRVYLTQLEHKGEIYHA
- a CDS encoding CsbD family protein, translating into MNSDRIEGNWKELKGKVQQQWGKLTDDDLDVVEGRRTELVGKIQQAYGKTREEAEREVDKFFE
- a CDS encoding DEAD/DEAH box helicase, whose translation is MKFSSLGLNAEIEQAIKVCGYTEMTPVQEQTMVAARRGQDLLVNAQTGTGKTAAFSLPILQQMLDKPKQTVASSPRALILTPTRELAEQLAGAIGRYAQFTELKVTALYGGVKMGGQTNKLKAGIDILIATPGRLLEHMALNNLTLAAVEFVVLDEADRMLDMGFIADVSTIMQHTAKKRQTLLYSATTSSAVNELSHKILNNHKEIRVTKINATAETVNHIMYEVEESRKIELFTTLLNEQNWFQVLVFTSTKEQADKLMDSLKRSKIDAAVCHGDKSQGSRRRALADFKSAKLQVLIATEVAARGIDIQGLDHVVNFNLPYLPEDYVHRIGRTGRAGKSGEAISFVSREEERTVARIEKLIGTSIQRVIKKGFEVSNRVSLLKSISSNSRPSKSNKSSQTQITGDKVRNKKPTKPKARTTKRSTKRA